The proteins below are encoded in one region of Winogradskyella helgolandensis:
- a CDS encoding DMT family transporter produces MNWILLIIAGLFEVAFAACLGKAKESTGIETTYWYIGFLVCLSISMILLVRATQELPIGTAYAVWTGIGAVGTVLVGVFVFKEPATFWRLFFISTLIISIVGLKVVSH; encoded by the coding sequence ATGAATTGGATTTTATTAATCATCGCCGGATTGTTTGAAGTTGCCTTTGCTGCATGCCTTGGAAAAGCCAAAGAATCCACAGGAATAGAAACCACTTACTGGTATATCGGATTCTTAGTTTGCTTAAGCATTAGCATGATTTTATTGGTTAGAGCCACGCAAGAATTACCTATAGGAACCGCCTATGCTGTCTGGACAGGAATTGGAGCTGTAGGAACGGTACTTGTTGGTGTTTTTGTGTTTAAAGAACCTGCCACGTTTTGGCGCTTGTTTTTCATTTCGACATTAATCATTTCGATTGTTGGATTGAAAGTTGTGTCTCATTAA